The Petrotoga miotherma DSM 10691 DNA segment TGAAAAGCAGCGTACCCGCCACATGTTTCCCAACAGCCGCTACAGCAGCTTGTTCATGGGATAGAAAATTAATAGAAGAAGAAGGAAAAGCCTTAGCTGAAGAATGTCAAGCCGAAGAAGTTGATATTATACTAGGCCCCGCTATTAACATTAAAAGGTCTCCATTGTGTGGAAGAAATTTTGAATACTTCTCTGAAGACCCATTCTTATCAACAGAGCTGGCTACAGCATATATAAACGCTGTACAAAGTTATGGAGTAGGAACTTCTTTGAAACATTACGTCGCAAACAATCAAGAACACAGAAGAATGAGTGTAGATGAAGTAATAGATGAAAGAACCCTAAGAGAGATTTACTTAGCAAATTTCGAAGGGGCAGTAAAAAACGGCAAGCCTTGGACGGTAATGTGTTCTTACAACAAAGTGAACGGTACGCATGCTTCTGAAAACAAATACTTATTGACAGATATACTGAAAAAAGAATGGAACTTCGAAGGATTCGTTGTATCCGATTGGGGGGCAGTAAACGAAAGGGTAGACGGATTAAAAGCAGGATTAGACTTAGAAATGCCTTCAAGTTTTGGAATAGGAGACAATAAAATCATACAAGCCGTAAAAAACGGTCAATTAGAAGAGAAGGTATTGAATGAAACTGTAGAAAGACTACTAAAAATCATTTTTAAAGCAATAGATCACAGGAAACAAAACGCAACATATGACAAAGAAGCTCACCATCAATTAGCAAGAAAGATCGCAAGAGAAAGCATGGTACTTTTGAAGAATGAAGACGATATACTTCCATTTAAAAAAGAAGAAACGATAGCCATAATTGGAGAATTTGCCACATCACCGAGATATCAAGGTGGTGGAAGTTCGCATGTAAACCCTATAAAAATAGATAATCTACTAGAAGAGATAGAAAAAATAACTCAAGGAAAATCTAAAATTCTTTACGAAAAAGGATACCATCTTAACTCAGATGAAATCGATGAGGAACTTATAGAAAAGGCTAAAAGATCTGCAAAAGAATCTGACGTCGCTGTAATCATCGCAGGACTACCTGAAAGATACGAATCAGAAGGGTACGATAGAGAACATATGCAGATGCCCCAAAGCCATAACAAGTTGATTGAAGAAATCACCAAGGTTCAACCAAATACGGTGGTGGTATTAAGTAATGGTGCCCCAGTTGAAATGCCTTGGGTTGATAAAGTCAAAGGGCTACTAGAAAGTTACCTAGGAGGCCAAGCATGGGGAGGAGCTGTTGCAGATATCCTCTTTGGTGAAGTTAATCCTTCTGGGAAATTGGCAGAAACATTTCCAAAAAAACTCAGTCACAATCCTTCTTATCTAAACTTCCCAGGGGAAGATGATAGGGTTGAATACCGAGAAGGCGTATTTGTAGGGTACAGATATTATGATAAAAAACAAATAGATCCGTTATTTCCATTTGGATATGGGTTAAGTTACACCAATTTTGAATATACCGACCTAACAATAGATAAAAGGGAAATAAACGATAACGAAACGTTGAACGTTAAAGTGAAAGTTAAAAATACAGGAAATATCAGAGGCAAAGAAATAATTCAATTGTATGTAAAAGACATAGAAAGCAAAGTAAATAGGCCAGAAAAAGAACTAAAGGGATTTGAAAAAATACAACTTGAACCCGGCGAAGAAAAAACTGTAATTTTTACCTTGGATAAAAGGGCGTTTGCTTATTACAACACAGAGATAAAGGATTGGTACGTAGAAAGTGGAGAGTTTGAACTATTGGTTGGAAAATCATCGAAAGATATAATATTAAAAGAAAAAGTAAAAGTCAACTCCACAAAAACAGTAAGAAACAAGTTCCATAGAAATTCCACGATTGGTGACCTAATGGAAGACCCTGTTGGCTCACGGATCTTAAAAGAACTAATGCAAGATCAGATTTCAGAAATTTTTCCAGTCGATGAACACAGAAATGAAGAGTTAGTTTTATCAATGATGAAGTATCTGCCTCTGAGAGGACTAATAAACTTTGGAAGAGGAAAATTCACTGAAGAAATGCTGGAAGAGCTTCTTAAAAAACTGAATCAACAGAGATAAAGAACTGTCGAGACGATCTCTAAGATCGTCTCTTTGCTTTGATCACTTATTTAAATAAAAAAGCGGAAGGTGATCTCTTATGAAATCAAGATCCATTGGCAAAAGAATAATAAGTATAGTAATAATCATATTCATATTGTTCGGCCTTTCTATAATTTTCAATACCACTTCTCTTACCAAATCAAATGCTGGTTTGGAATCTTATAAAAATTTGTCAGATCAAGTTAATAATATAACAGAAGTAGAAACAGCATTTTTTGAAGCTTCTTTGAATTTTAAAGATTATTTAGATAATTACGAAAAGAATTTCGAGAACGCCTTTAGAGATAATTTATCTAAAATAGAATCATATATGAACAATTTGCTTGACACCACGGAAGAATCTACCTCTTTAGTTTATATTAATGAATCTTTAAATACATATGAATTTAATTTCAATCAAATTGTACAATTAAATTCTCAGGCTAATACTTTTCTTTCGGAATACAATAAGCTAAGCGAATCATTTATTCAACAACTCAATGATTTCAATACTTTAACTAAACAATATAGTGTTTTGGCTTTTTCACTATTATCAGAAGATCCTGTTGTAACAGTGCAAAATATCAACGAAGAAGTTAAAAAATATTTCTCTTCTAAATCTTCAAGCGATAAAAACAATGTATTAAATATGTTCTCAACCTTTAAAGACAATTTAGCGTTTGTAGAATTTGGATTAACCAACGATGAACTTAAAAATGCTTTTTCTGAGCTAATGGAAAGCCTCAACAATTTAGAAAACACATTCAACCAAATAGTCACAGCGATAGAATCCCAAGAGCCTATAATCGAGCAGATGGAACAAGCAAGGGTAGAGATACTGAATCTATTAGAAGAACAAAGAAATAAATTAAAGGTCCAGCAAGACACGTTAGGTCCAACACTCATAGAAGAAAACAACCAAGCAATAACCTTGACAATCATCTTAACAGCAGTAGCTTTTGTAGTATCGATAATCATGGTCATCTATCTAATAAGAAGCATAACGAAACCACTATTAGACTTCAAAAACAAGATAAACCAATTCAAAGAAGGAGATTTAACGGTAAACTTTGAAAGTAAAAGCAAAGACGAGATAGGGCAGATGGCCAATGCTCTATCAGAAATGAGTAAAGAATTGAGAAGATCCATGGGGTCAATAAGGCAGGCATCAGACAAAGTAGAAAACGCATCAGAAAGTCTAACACGATCATCACAAGAAAGCAGAAAGAACTCAGAAGAACTCAAAAACCAGATGGACAAGATACAAACAAGTACGGAAGAAACGGCAGGGAACGTAGAAGAAGTAACCTCAGGGGTAGACGAAGTAGCAAGGGCAGCACAAGGTGTATCCCAAGACGCACAAAGATTAAGTGAAGAAGCAGATGAAACAAGTAAAGCGGCAGAAGAAGGAAGCAAAACGATAGAAAGTATAAGTCAAGCGGTGAAAGAAGCAGTAGAAAGGACCAAAGAAAGTCAAAAAGAAGTAGAAACACTCGCAAACAACGCCAAGAACGTACAAAGTATAGTAGAAACGATAAACTCGATAACGGAACAAACGAACCTGTTGGCACTAAACGCAGCGATAGAAGCTGCAAGGGCAGGAGAAGCGGGAAGAGGATTTGCAGTTGTAGCGGATGAGATAAGGAAGTTAGCAGAAGAATCAAGGAATGCAACGGATGAAATATCAGAAATACTAACCAACATAACGCAAGGTACGAACAAAGTGAACGAATCTACGAACAAGGTAGTAGGAACGATAGGAGAAATAAACGAAAAGATGGAGAATGTACAGAAAAGTTTCAACCGGATAAAAGAAAGGATAGAAAGGATGGACCAAGGGATAGAAAACATGACAGCAAGTGCGCAAGAACAAAGTGCAAGTGCGCAAGAGATGAGCACAGCTATGGATAGGGTAGCGAAAGCGGTAACAGAGATAAGTGAACAACTAGAAAGATCAAGAAGTGTAATAGACGAACAAGTAAAACAAGCGGTAGGGATAAACGAAGAAGCGAAAGAGTTGAGTGAGTTAGCCACAGAGTTGAAAGGATTGGTTGGAAGTTTTAAAATATAAAATCATCAAAGAGACGCTATATATAAGGTTTTAGAGTTTTTAAAGTTTTAAAGACAGTACCAAAAAATATTAATAGGAGGAGAAATTTCAATTGAAAATATCTTTAAATGGAAAATGGAAGGTTTACGACAATGAGAAAGAGTTTGAGTTTGATGGAAACGTCCCTGGAACAGTACAAGGAGACCTTGTGGATTTGAATCTTATGCCTCACCCTTATGTAGGAGAAAATGAAAAACTTTTCAAAAGGTTAGAATGGAAAAATTGGATATACGAGAAAAAATTTCACATAGAAGAGATAAACAATGAGCTACGTTACGATCTTGTATTAGAGGGTGTGGATACCCTTTCAAATATCTATCTTAACGATAATTTCGTTGGAGAAACCGAGGATATGTTCATAGAATACCGGTTTGACGTTAAAAAGTATCTCAAAATTGGGGAAAATTCTTTAAGAGTAGAGATTAAATCTCCAATAGACCTCCCTAAAAGATTTGAAAAAAATTACGGAAAATTACACGCCGGCGAAGAAACCGCAAGAGTTTACATAAGAAAAGCTCAGTATTCCTATGGCTGGGACTGGGGAGCAAGAATAGCCACTAGTGGAATATACAGAGATATTTACATAGAAAGTTATAAAGATGCTAGACTTTTCGGTTCCACTGCTTTTTTGGAAAATTTAGATGGAAAAGTTAACTTTTCCGGTTACGTTGATTCCCATATTAAAGATACTAAAAACTACGAAGTAGAAATTCTTTTCAATGGAAATCCAGTAATTACATTACCAGTAACCGCTAGTGTTGAAAATTACAAATTTGAAGGTTCTAAAAGAATAGAGAATTTAAAGCTTTGGTATCCACACGATTTGGGTGAAAGTTATTTATACGAAGTTGAGTTTAGACTTAAGAAAAATAAAGAAGTAATCTACAGTGAGAAAAAGAAAATAGGTTTTAGAATCGTCAGGGTAGTGAGAGAAAATAACTCAGAAGGTGAAAGCTTTATCTTTGAGATAAACGGCAGAAAAATCTTCGCCAAAGGCGCAAATTGGATCCCTGCTGAAAATATATTAAGTTGGTTAAAAGAGAGTGATTACGTTAAACTTCTCAAAATGGCGAAGGAATCCAATATGAACATGTTGAGAGTATGGGGAGGGGGCCTTTACGAAGATCCCACATTTTACAACACATGTGATGAATTAGGAATATTAGTTTGGCAAGACTTCATGTTTGCATGTGCTGAATATCCTGACCATATAGATTGGTTTAGAAAGCTTGCAAACGAAGAAATAAGACATCAAGTATTGAAATTAAGACATCATCCAAGTATAGTCCTTTGGTGCGGAAATAATGAGAATAATTGGGGCTTTGAAGAATGGGACTACAAATTGAAAGTGGATGGAAAAAATCTTGGAAATAGACTTTATTTGGAAGATTTTCCTAAAATATGTGCCCAAGAAGATCCATCGAGACTGTACTGGCCATCGAGCCCATACGGTGGCAGTAGAGCTAACTCTTCTGAAGCGGGAGATAGACATGTTTGGGAAATCTGGTCAGGATGGCAAGATTACAAATACTATACATGGGACAATTCAAAGTTTGTAAGTGAATTTGGATTTCAAGCAGCTCCAGATCCAAAAACTATTGATTTCTTTGCCGAAGATAATGAAAAAGAAATCTTTTCTCCAACGATGTTGAATCACAATAAACAAGTTGAAGGCCCAGAAAGACTTTTAAGGTTCATCAATGGACATTACGGATTGATTAGTAATTTTGATTCAATTGTTTATTTAACTCAACTCAACCAAGCAGAAGCTATTAAGACAGGAGTAGAACATTGGAGAAGCAGAAAATACAAAACAGCCGGAACTCTTTATTGGCAAATAAATGATTCATGGCCTGTTTTCAGTTGGGCTTCAATAGATTATTTTAAACGGCCAAAGGCTTTATACTTTTACACTAAAAGATTTTATAATCAATTGTTAGCGATTGCCAAAAACAAAGATGAAAAGGTCATAATATCACTGATAAACGATGGAATCAAAACCCAAGTTGATTTAGAATTTCAACTTTGGTCTCTAGATGGAAAAAAACTTATGCAAAAAGAATATTCAAACATAAAAACGCCCGAAGATTCTGTAACTACTATCGATCAACTTAATATTTCCAACATTGACTTAGATAACTCCATAGCTTACTTAATTCTAAAACAAAATGGAAAAACCATAATAGAAAACCACGAATTATTTGCAGATTTAAGAAAAAATAAATTAAACGATCCAAAGATTACATACGAAAAAGAAGGAAACAACTTGATATTGAGTTGTGAAAAACCGGCGTTGGGAGTAAACGTTAAGGTAAAGGGGGAAAATTATTCTCAAGATAATTTCTTTGCTCTTTTCCCCTCCTATCCAAAAGTTCTAAATAATATCGAAGGGGAAATTAGCATAAAAAGCGCCTTTGATTATTTGTAGTTTAAAGATTTGAATTTATAAATTAAATTCTACAACACTCTTTTTAATTTTTAAAAACAAAAAATATCTTCAACATGGAGGTGAATAGAAATGAAGAGTGTTTTAGCATTGGCCTTAATAGTTTCCATTAATTTGGTTTTATTAGCAAATTCAGTATTAATCCCGCCAAATATCGACGATTCTTTCTTATACGGTAACGAACTTGTGAAGAAACCTTCAGAAGCTGGGGCTTTGCGAGTTATTGAGTATAACGGGATAAAAACCTTGGGAGATGAAGAAGGTAATCCTATTCAATTAAGGGGTATGAGCACGCACGGGCTTCAATGGTTTCCCGAAATTCTAAATGAAAATGCTTTCGCCGCTCTTGCAAATGATTGGGAAGCGAATGTAATTCGACTTGCCATGTACGTGGGAGAAGACGGATACGCAACAGATCCTGAAACCATCAAAAAAAGAGTCATTCAAGGAATCAATCTTGCAAAGAAGTATGATATGTACGTGATCGTAGATTGGCACGTACATGCACCAGGAGATCCAACTGATCCAATATATGAGGGAGCACAGGAATTCTTTAAAGAAATTTCAGAATTGTATCCCAATGATCCTCATATCATCTATGAATTATGTAATGAACCAAATGGTATCCCAAATGATGAAATCGGTTGGCAAATTGTAAAAGATTATGCTGAACCTATTATTGAAATGCTTCGGGAAAACGGCAATGAAAACATCGTTATTGTTGGAAATCCCAATTGGAGCCAAAGACCTGATTTAGCTGCTGATGATCCAATCGATGATCAAAATACCGTTTACACCCTTCATTTTTATGCAGGTACCCATAAACCGTCACCAGATAGTTACGTAATGAAAAATGCAATTTATGCATTGACGCACGGTGCCCCTATTTTTGTATCTGAATGGGGAACAAGCGAAGCTACTGGCGATGGTGGACCATATATAGAAGAATCAGATGAATGGCTTAAGTTTTTGAACGCCAATAACGTTAGTTGGGTTAATTGGTCTCTTACTAATAAAAATGAAAAATCTGCGGCATTTACACCATACGTATATGGTGAATCTGAAGCAACAGATCTTGATCCAGGGCCTGATCAAATATGGTCACCAGAGGAACTAAGTGTTTCAGGAGAATATGTTCGTACACGTATAAAAGGTGTAGAATACGAACCAATTGACCGTTCAAATTACTACAAAACATTATGGGATTTTGATGATGGGACCATGCAAGGCTTTGTAGTAAATTCCGATAGTCCTGTAACTGATGTATCGCTGATCAATGAAGATAACAGATTAAAAATTTCTGGTTTAGATGCAAGCAATGGCGTTAGCGAAGAAGGATTTTGGAACAATCTGCGTATTTCAGCGGATAATTGGGGCAACGCAGTCGATATTAGCGGGGCAGAAAAAATAATGGTAGATGTTATTTTAAAATCTCCTGCAACTGTTTCTATAGCAGCGATTCCCCAAGGACCCGGGAACGGTTGGTGGACTAATCCTGCTCGTGCCGTAAGACTCTTCCCCAACGATTTTGTCAAACAAGCTGATGGAACTTACAAAGCAGTTCTAACAATAACAGCTGAAGATAGCCCGGGCTTGGAAATAATTGGCACAAGTGAGACAAACAATACGATTCAAAATATCGTCCTTTTCGTAGGTACAGATGGGACAGATGTAATTTATTTGGATAATTTTAAGGTTTCTGGCAAAAAAATTGAAATTCCCATTATCCATGATCCGTTAGGTGAAGCAAAATTACCATCGGATTTTGAAGATGACACTCGTCAGGGTTGGAAATGGAGTAGTGACTCAGCAGTGCAAACAGCTCTTACCATAGAAGAAGCCAACGGTTCAAAAGCTTTATCTTGGGAAGTAGCATATCCTGAAGTAAAGCCAAGTGATACGTGGGCATCCGCACCACGTTTAGATTTCTGGATGGATGTCCTAAAACGTGGGGATAAAAATTTCTTGTTTTTTGATTTTTATTTAGCACCCGATAGAGCTTCGGAAGGAACTATTGAAATAAACTTGGCATTTCAACCACCATCAGCAGGTTATTGGGCACAGGCATTTGATACTTATCAAATTGATCTATCAGATCTTGATTCAGCAACTGTAACAAATGATGGCCTGTACCATTATGAAGTAAAAATTGATTTAAATTCAGTTCCCAATATTGAGGACAACACTGATTTAAGAAATATGCTTTTAATTTTTGTTGATGTAAACAGCGACTTCGCTGGAAGAATGTATATAGATAATGTCAATTTTATTGAATAAAAAAGCAAGAAAATTTTCATCTATGAGGAGATGAGTATTATGGATTTTAATTTCGATCATTTAGCAATCACAGTTTCCGATTTGGAAAAATCTGTTGGATTTTACAGAGATATTCTTGGTTTTAGAATTTTAGGAAAACTGGTTCAAGACAATGGGAATTTCGTAATTGTTTACCTTGATATGGGGGATAAAGTACTTGAATTATTCAATTTTACAGAAAAAGGAAAATATCTAACAACTCAAAACGATAAAGACATGGGCATAAAACACTTTGCTTTTAAAGTAAAAAGTGTCGACCAATCCTTTAAATATCTAAGAGAAAAAGGTGTAGAATTCACAATGGAACCTACCAATGCTGAGGGCGGTGTTAGAATCGCCTTTTTCAAAGACCCTGATAACATTCTTATAGAGATAATTGAGGGAGAACTTAATTTAGAAACATATTAAGGGTAACTCTTGAGGTGAGGAAAAATGGCAACGATAAGAGAAATCGCTAAAGCTTCAGGCTTCTCTATCGCAACGGTATCTAGAGTTCTCAGTGGAAGCGAGAACGTTACTGAAGAAACAAGAAAAAAGATTTTGAAGGTTATAAAAGAATTAGATTACAGAAGAAGCCAGAGCATAAAAGGGAGCTCGTTCAGGGGGATTGGGGTCTTGGTCCCCGATCTAAAGGCAGATTACTATGGAATGGTAGCTGAAGGAATAGAAGAAGTTCTTTTACGAAATCACTTCGAAATGTTCCTTTCAACATATAGACATTCATTGGAAAAAGAGAGAGATGCCTTAGAAGAGTTCTTCGCAAGAAAAGTTGATGGTGTCATTGTCTGTACAACCTACCAGGATGAAGATTGCTTAGAAAAATTCATTGAAGCAGGTATACCGGTTGTTGCTGTTGATAGAGAAAACTCAGAACTGAAAATGGATATTGTCACTATAGATAATTATGACTCTTCATTGAAAATTGCAAAATATTTATACGATATGGGCCATAGAAAAGTTTTACATGTTGAAGGTCTAATGGAAGTATA contains these protein-coding regions:
- a CDS encoding glycoside hydrolase family 3 C-terminal domain-containing protein, whose protein sequence is MERDIKKLISQMTLEEKASLCSGLDNWHTKPIERLGIPSITMSDGPHGLRKEANTNDEGMLKSSVPATCFPTAATAACSWDRKLIEEEGKALAEECQAEEVDIILGPAINIKRSPLCGRNFEYFSEDPFLSTELATAYINAVQSYGVGTSLKHYVANNQEHRRMSVDEVIDERTLREIYLANFEGAVKNGKPWTVMCSYNKVNGTHASENKYLLTDILKKEWNFEGFVVSDWGAVNERVDGLKAGLDLEMPSSFGIGDNKIIQAVKNGQLEEKVLNETVERLLKIIFKAIDHRKQNATYDKEAHHQLARKIARESMVLLKNEDDILPFKKEETIAIIGEFATSPRYQGGGSSHVNPIKIDNLLEEIEKITQGKSKILYEKGYHLNSDEIDEELIEKAKRSAKESDVAVIIAGLPERYESEGYDREHMQMPQSHNKLIEEITKVQPNTVVVLSNGAPVEMPWVDKVKGLLESYLGGQAWGGAVADILFGEVNPSGKLAETFPKKLSHNPSYLNFPGEDDRVEYREGVFVGYRYYDKKQIDPLFPFGYGLSYTNFEYTDLTIDKREINDNETLNVKVKVKNTGNIRGKEIIQLYVKDIESKVNRPEKELKGFEKIQLEPGEEKTVIFTLDKRAFAYYNTEIKDWYVESGEFELLVGKSSKDIILKEKVKVNSTKTVRNKFHRNSTIGDLMEDPVGSRILKELMQDQISEIFPVDEHRNEELVLSMMKYLPLRGLINFGRGKFTEEMLEELLKKLNQQR
- a CDS encoding methyl-accepting chemotaxis protein — protein: MKSRSIGKRIISIVIIIFILFGLSIIFNTTSLTKSNAGLESYKNLSDQVNNITEVETAFFEASLNFKDYLDNYEKNFENAFRDNLSKIESYMNNLLDTTEESTSLVYINESLNTYEFNFNQIVQLNSQANTFLSEYNKLSESFIQQLNDFNTLTKQYSVLAFSLLSEDPVVTVQNINEEVKKYFSSKSSSDKNNVLNMFSTFKDNLAFVEFGLTNDELKNAFSELMESLNNLENTFNQIVTAIESQEPIIEQMEQARVEILNLLEEQRNKLKVQQDTLGPTLIEENNQAITLTIILTAVAFVVSIIMVIYLIRSITKPLLDFKNKINQFKEGDLTVNFESKSKDEIGQMANALSEMSKELRRSMGSIRQASDKVENASESLTRSSQESRKNSEELKNQMDKIQTSTEETAGNVEEVTSGVDEVARAAQGVSQDAQRLSEEADETSKAAEEGSKTIESISQAVKEAVERTKESQKEVETLANNAKNVQSIVETINSITEQTNLLALNAAIEAARAGEAGRGFAVVADEIRKLAEESRNATDEISEILTNITQGTNKVNESTNKVVGTIGEINEKMENVQKSFNRIKERIERMDQGIENMTASAQEQSASAQEMSTAMDRVAKAVTEISEQLERSRSVIDEQVKQAVGINEEAKELSELATELKGLVGSFKI
- a CDS encoding beta-mannosidase; this encodes MKISLNGKWKVYDNEKEFEFDGNVPGTVQGDLVDLNLMPHPYVGENEKLFKRLEWKNWIYEKKFHIEEINNELRYDLVLEGVDTLSNIYLNDNFVGETEDMFIEYRFDVKKYLKIGENSLRVEIKSPIDLPKRFEKNYGKLHAGEETARVYIRKAQYSYGWDWGARIATSGIYRDIYIESYKDARLFGSTAFLENLDGKVNFSGYVDSHIKDTKNYEVEILFNGNPVITLPVTASVENYKFEGSKRIENLKLWYPHDLGESYLYEVEFRLKKNKEVIYSEKKKIGFRIVRVVRENNSEGESFIFEINGRKIFAKGANWIPAENILSWLKESDYVKLLKMAKESNMNMLRVWGGGLYEDPTFYNTCDELGILVWQDFMFACAEYPDHIDWFRKLANEEIRHQVLKLRHHPSIVLWCGNNENNWGFEEWDYKLKVDGKNLGNRLYLEDFPKICAQEDPSRLYWPSSPYGGSRANSSEAGDRHVWEIWSGWQDYKYYTWDNSKFVSEFGFQAAPDPKTIDFFAEDNEKEIFSPTMLNHNKQVEGPERLLRFINGHYGLISNFDSIVYLTQLNQAEAIKTGVEHWRSRKYKTAGTLYWQINDSWPVFSWASIDYFKRPKALYFYTKRFYNQLLAIAKNKDEKVIISLINDGIKTQVDLEFQLWSLDGKKLMQKEYSNIKTPEDSVTTIDQLNISNIDLDNSIAYLILKQNGKTIIENHELFADLRKNKLNDPKITYEKEGNNLILSCEKPALGVNVKVKGENYSQDNFFALFPSYPKVLNNIEGEISIKSAFDYL
- a CDS encoding carbohydrate-binding domain-containing protein, yielding MKSVLALALIVSINLVLLANSVLIPPNIDDSFLYGNELVKKPSEAGALRVIEYNGIKTLGDEEGNPIQLRGMSTHGLQWFPEILNENAFAALANDWEANVIRLAMYVGEDGYATDPETIKKRVIQGINLAKKYDMYVIVDWHVHAPGDPTDPIYEGAQEFFKEISELYPNDPHIIYELCNEPNGIPNDEIGWQIVKDYAEPIIEMLRENGNENIVIVGNPNWSQRPDLAADDPIDDQNTVYTLHFYAGTHKPSPDSYVMKNAIYALTHGAPIFVSEWGTSEATGDGGPYIEESDEWLKFLNANNVSWVNWSLTNKNEKSAAFTPYVYGESEATDLDPGPDQIWSPEELSVSGEYVRTRIKGVEYEPIDRSNYYKTLWDFDDGTMQGFVVNSDSPVTDVSLINEDNRLKISGLDASNGVSEEGFWNNLRISADNWGNAVDISGAEKIMVDVILKSPATVSIAAIPQGPGNGWWTNPARAVRLFPNDFVKQADGTYKAVLTITAEDSPGLEIIGTSETNNTIQNIVLFVGTDGTDVIYLDNFKVSGKKIEIPIIHDPLGEAKLPSDFEDDTRQGWKWSSDSAVQTALTIEEANGSKALSWEVAYPEVKPSDTWASAPRLDFWMDVLKRGDKNFLFFDFYLAPDRASEGTIEINLAFQPPSAGYWAQAFDTYQIDLSDLDSATVTNDGLYHYEVKIDLNSVPNIEDNTDLRNMLLIFVDVNSDFAGRMYIDNVNFIE
- a CDS encoding VOC family protein → MDFNFDHLAITVSDLEKSVGFYRDILGFRILGKLVQDNGNFVIVYLDMGDKVLELFNFTEKGKYLTTQNDKDMGIKHFAFKVKSVDQSFKYLREKGVEFTMEPTNAEGGVRIAFFKDPDNILIEIIEGELNLETY
- a CDS encoding LacI family DNA-binding transcriptional regulator, encoding MATIREIAKASGFSIATVSRVLSGSENVTEETRKKILKVIKELDYRRSQSIKGSSFRGIGVLVPDLKADYYGMVAEGIEEVLLRNHFEMFLSTYRHSLEKERDALEEFFARKVDGVIVCTTYQDEDCLEKFIEAGIPVVAVDRENSELKMDIVTIDNYDSSLKIAKYLYDMGHRKVLHVEGLMEVYSARERKQAFMDFAQKKEDFEVTFIPASFDVKDGYIAIKKYLDKYGKNFTAGFFANDWMALGGIKALKEAGFNYPEDVSIVGFDDSPLSKYLYPSLTTIRQPVYEMGLNAAKLLIEKLEGKNESKVKRRVILPTNLIIRDSVRKI